A portion of the Corynebacterium rouxii genome contains these proteins:
- a CDS encoding TDT family transporter — translation MNNNPLASSTQPQPLPVPGPGPVWFPSVMGTGILANLLQTHAGRLPGAHGLALLVLIVAWALLLFLSVGFIVRVMRDSQVFTASVRAMTALPFWSTVSMGYLSVGSASTVVIPSYLPQWHDLVWVVNTWMWMFGTAVGVSTALVFAFRLIGVDRGDPTTVWGLAVVGPMVSSTTGANLAAHVPHGVVLWLQVASAACFFLSFYVGSVIFSCAYHHFWRVATIPVAASASAWIPLGIVGQSTAAAQAMALQAEHVLLQGFGHSVHQIAHTYGWIMFVVGIPMVAWACAITIRGFRKRMPFSPGWWALTFPIGTLALGATLLGAGTQIQPLVWLGAMGTLCLVGTVTLCLVASARAVLRGS, via the coding sequence GTGAATAACAACCCGCTTGCTTCTTCTACCCAGCCGCAACCCCTTCCCGTGCCTGGGCCTGGTCCTGTGTGGTTCCCGTCCGTGATGGGTACGGGCATTTTGGCAAACTTGTTGCAGACCCATGCAGGGCGTCTGCCCGGTGCACATGGCCTAGCCCTGCTGGTCTTGATTGTGGCGTGGGCATTGCTGTTGTTTTTAAGCGTTGGTTTTATTGTTCGCGTGATGCGCGATTCGCAGGTTTTTACGGCTTCGGTTCGTGCGATGACGGCGCTACCGTTTTGGTCCACAGTGTCGATGGGCTATTTGTCTGTGGGGTCGGCGTCCACAGTGGTCATTCCGTCATATTTGCCGCAGTGGCACGATTTGGTTTGGGTAGTAAATACGTGGATGTGGATGTTTGGAACTGCCGTCGGCGTATCTACGGCGCTGGTTTTTGCGTTCCGACTTATTGGAGTAGATCGTGGTGATCCCACGACTGTGTGGGGGCTGGCAGTGGTGGGGCCGATGGTGTCGTCGACTACTGGCGCTAATTTGGCTGCGCACGTTCCCCACGGGGTGGTGTTGTGGCTGCAGGTGGCCTCGGCGGCGTGTTTCTTCTTGTCGTTTTATGTGGGTTCTGTGATTTTCTCGTGTGCGTATCACCACTTTTGGCGGGTTGCTACGATCCCTGTTGCTGCTTCGGCGTCGGCTTGGATTCCTTTGGGCATAGTGGGGCAGTCCACGGCAGCGGCTCAGGCGATGGCATTGCAAGCAGAGCATGTTCTTCTCCAGGGATTTGGTCATTCAGTCCATCAGATTGCGCACACCTATGGCTGGATTATGTTTGTGGTCGGTATTCCTATGGTGGCGTGGGCGTGTGCGATTACGATTCGCGGTTTTCGCAAGCGTATGCCGTTTAGCCCAGGTTGGTGGGCGTTGACATTCCCCATCGGTACGTTGGCGTTGGGGGCTACGTTGCTTGGTGCGGGTACTCAGATTCAACCCTTGGTGTGGCTGGGTGCGATGGGGACGTTGTGCCTTGTGGGGACGGTGACGTTGTGCTTAGTGGCGTCGGCACGCGCGGTGCTGCGTGGGAGCTGA
- a CDS encoding D-isomer specific 2-hydroxyacid dehydrogenase family protein, whose product MKYFMGPHVWQRTIADLDALGHQRVDMLEQAEAYINTEPRPQRIPKIPESVGFVQHCFTGVNQLIDAHVITDTGVRWANMAGGFAQPVAESALALMLSQAHHHKAFALAGTWRVARDLDRSQQWLHSVGEPRCVVIFGAGGIAQELIRLLQPFGVHVIAVNRSGRGVAGANETFAMKDAHGLWSRGDFIVNILPLTNETKSLVNREVFAQMKPSAIFINVGRGATVVTDDLVDALRRGVIAGAGLEVVDPEPLPDSHPLHSMPNCTITPHMAASDHVAELHVARIFDANAQAFTRGETMPTEVNPHLGY is encoded by the coding sequence GTGAAGTACTTCATGGGCCCACATGTATGGCAGCGCACGATTGCTGATCTTGATGCGCTGGGGCATCAGCGCGTCGATATGCTTGAGCAGGCTGAGGCTTACATTAATACGGAGCCGCGTCCGCAGCGGATCCCTAAAATCCCCGAGTCGGTCGGTTTTGTGCAGCATTGTTTTACAGGCGTTAACCAGCTTATCGACGCCCATGTGATCACCGATACTGGGGTTCGCTGGGCGAATATGGCCGGTGGCTTTGCGCAACCGGTTGCTGAGTCAGCTTTGGCGCTCATGCTTTCGCAGGCGCATCATCATAAGGCTTTTGCACTCGCGGGAACGTGGCGGGTAGCCCGCGATCTTGACCGAAGCCAGCAGTGGCTACATTCGGTAGGGGAACCGCGTTGCGTGGTGATCTTTGGTGCGGGTGGAATTGCACAGGAATTGATCCGGTTGCTTCAGCCCTTCGGCGTGCATGTTATTGCTGTGAATCGTTCAGGACGTGGTGTTGCTGGCGCTAATGAGACATTCGCTATGAAAGATGCGCATGGGCTCTGGTCACGAGGGGATTTTATCGTCAATATTTTACCGCTGACGAACGAAACAAAGAGTTTGGTCAATCGCGAAGTGTTTGCACAAATGAAGCCCTCGGCGATCTTTATCAACGTGGGGCGTGGTGCCACTGTTGTAACCGACGACCTTGTCGACGCACTACGTCGTGGAGTTATCGCCGGTGCAGGTCTAGAAGTGGTCGACCCCGAGCCGTTGCCAGATTCCCACCCGCTACACAGTATGCCGAACTGTACGATCACTCCGCATATGGCAGCTTCTGATCATGTAGCCGAACTTCATGTGGCGCGAATCTTTGATGCAAATGCCCAAGCTTTTACCCGTGGGGAAACGATGCCAACGGAGGTGAATCCGCACTTAGGTTATTAG
- a CDS encoding ABC transporter transmembrane domain-containing protein, protein MVTWSWLAPATPSISRDCLPPRGWGSGPKAAWSVLWMYPWVSVYTVAVMIASSLASVGVSAVIGRAVDGTLGSGTLADALAPMAGVAAFLWMVYLCESTADAVTEIAIQRGVHHVRFALVRRLSTSHPSDLTPGQLLNTVDEDVQQLVSVKQNFSFPVAMFAYLLGTVVAIAQFSLPLGAAVLGGGVATAAVSYFTGKAIAKVSGQRRNMESKSVSLATDLAQGARVVRGLGAVDASEQRFDAATAAALTVMLQDAKVFSITTLIRQMIPMIFTLAVLSYGGWLTMRGDISSGQFLTVTLLAVPALSITGYSLGFLTDFWARAVASGHRINKLSEQLAQHRHGEAQRSVHIDSGLTVWAPTTPRARETVHELTEYLVQHRGAIAAPHAVSVFQGTLTDNIDPLQQLSPEEIERVIEASCSTDVVQRLGGVPHGGVPSALIGESGLNLSGGQRQRVALARVLGMNPEILILDEPTTGLDAVTLDRVTAGVKEFRQGKTTIVITTSRAWAAVADTVVGDKELA, encoded by the coding sequence ATGGTGACGTGGTCGTGGCTTGCGCCGGCCACCCCCTCGATTAGTCGTGACTGCCTGCCGCCTCGTGGATGGGGGTCGGGGCCGAAGGCAGCATGGTCAGTATTGTGGATGTACCCGTGGGTTAGCGTGTACACGGTAGCTGTGATGATCGCTTCGTCGTTGGCGTCGGTGGGAGTGTCGGCGGTGATTGGCCGCGCGGTTGACGGCACGCTGGGCAGCGGAACGCTTGCCGACGCTCTAGCTCCGATGGCTGGTGTCGCAGCCTTTTTATGGATGGTGTATCTGTGTGAGTCCACTGCTGATGCAGTGACTGAGATCGCTATTCAGCGCGGTGTTCACCATGTTCGTTTCGCACTGGTGCGACGTCTTTCTACCTCTCATCCGAGCGATCTCACCCCAGGTCAGCTGTTAAATACCGTGGACGAGGATGTCCAACAGTTGGTCAGCGTGAAGCAGAATTTCAGTTTCCCAGTGGCCATGTTTGCCTATCTTTTGGGCACCGTGGTGGCGATTGCGCAGTTTTCACTTCCGCTGGGTGCGGCGGTGCTGGGTGGTGGTGTTGCTACGGCGGCAGTGTCTTATTTCACGGGTAAGGCGATTGCAAAAGTTTCTGGTCAGCGGCGCAATATGGAGTCCAAGTCGGTGTCGTTGGCTACAGATTTAGCCCAAGGTGCGCGCGTGGTTCGCGGCCTGGGCGCAGTCGATGCCAGTGAACAGCGTTTCGACGCTGCCACTGCGGCCGCCTTGACGGTTATGCTTCAAGACGCGAAGGTGTTTTCCATTACCACCTTGATTCGCCAAATGATCCCGATGATTTTTACTCTCGCGGTGCTGTCCTACGGCGGATGGCTCACGATGCGTGGAGACATTTCTTCGGGGCAGTTCCTCACGGTGACGCTGCTTGCCGTTCCAGCTCTTTCGATTACGGGATATTCGTTGGGATTTCTTACCGACTTCTGGGCGCGCGCGGTTGCCAGCGGACATCGTATTAACAAGCTGTCGGAGCAGCTGGCTCAACATCGCCACGGGGAAGCACAACGCAGCGTCCATATTGACTCTGGACTCACAGTTTGGGCGCCTACGACTCCTCGCGCACGAGAAACAGTGCACGAACTTACGGAATACCTAGTCCAGCACCGTGGAGCTATTGCTGCACCTCATGCTGTCAGCGTTTTCCAAGGCACACTCACCGACAATATCGATCCGTTGCAGCAGCTTTCACCAGAAGAAATAGAGCGGGTGATTGAGGCTAGTTGTAGTACCGATGTTGTTCAACGCCTCGGTGGCGTTCCCCACGGGGGAGTGCCGAGTGCACTCATCGGAGAATCCGGTCTCAACCTGTCTGGCGGCCAACGCCAACGTGTCGCCTTAGCGCGGGTATTGGGGATGAACCCAGAGATCTTGATTCTGGATGAGCCAACAACGGGTCTAGATGCTGTGACACTTGATCGTGTGACGGCAGGTGTGAAGGAATTTCGTCAAGGAAAGACCACAATTGTGATTACGACTTCGCGGGCGTGGGCGGCGGTAGCCGACACAGTAGTTGGGGATAAGGAACTGGCATAG
- a CDS encoding ABC transporter ATP-binding protein has protein sequence MATVTDSALLQPASIREVGAFLVTLPSRPRLTWWALLVGNFTVALTAMVVTSAAIGALVDIINGVDRFPFGTGQRAFWLMMAVIAVGLLLDTVGRAYGQYIVSSRARLLSVDVRRACLVSALRAPIPDIVALGTGNVITRLTKDIDEAVRIANMIGVRLIITCLMFPFTFVALGLIHWGFVVAFILVMLAIYPFAKANLALLPTATNSFSDAEAQRNNLLLDTIKGLPTLRALGLRDWATRRLEHTSWQTVIKAADRMPLVTRLLRHGTIAYTAIVVVCFCIATWLTHNGHITFGQATAAITLVSRMEMHVFNVMFFSGDIQNALTSLGRAVRLATLNHQHTKPTPADLRTPPTVSVRDLTFAYPSGATVFNSINLTLAAGTTTALVGASGAGKSTLAGIIAGLQRPSSGHVYIGDHATDTIDDAWTSRHVALISQEVHIFAGTLRDDLSMAKPSASDAEILDALAEVGLHPHSATWQRWLPQGLDTVVGAGAAELAPEIQQQISLARIILLQPPVLIMDEATAEAGSENARQLEAAATAVAKGRTSLIVAHRLDQAQLADRIIVMDNGEIVEDGTHDLLLEAGGRYAELFKKWQ, from the coding sequence ATGGCTACGGTTACTGATTCTGCGCTGCTGCAGCCGGCGTCGATACGCGAGGTCGGTGCCTTTTTAGTCACCTTGCCGTCTCGTCCGAGGCTGACATGGTGGGCGCTACTAGTCGGAAACTTCACGGTGGCGCTGACCGCTATGGTGGTGACGTCCGCTGCGATCGGTGCGCTTGTGGACATTATCAATGGGGTTGATCGTTTCCCATTCGGAACAGGGCAGCGAGCCTTTTGGCTGATGATGGCTGTGATCGCCGTCGGACTGCTTCTGGATACGGTTGGGCGTGCCTATGGTCAATATATTGTGAGCTCGCGAGCTCGACTACTCAGCGTTGATGTTCGTCGCGCATGTTTGGTATCTGCCTTGCGTGCGCCTATCCCAGATATCGTTGCGCTGGGAACCGGAAATGTGATCACCCGTCTGACCAAAGACATTGACGAGGCAGTTCGTATCGCCAACATGATCGGCGTGCGCCTTATTATCACCTGCCTTATGTTCCCGTTTACTTTTGTGGCGTTAGGACTCATCCACTGGGGTTTTGTGGTGGCATTCATCCTCGTCATGCTGGCGATATACCCCTTCGCCAAAGCAAACCTCGCGCTTCTTCCCACAGCAACCAACAGCTTTTCCGATGCTGAGGCGCAACGCAACAACTTGCTCTTGGACACCATCAAGGGGCTTCCCACACTGCGTGCGTTGGGGCTGCGTGACTGGGCTACGCGGCGTTTAGAGCACACCTCGTGGCAAACAGTGATCAAAGCTGCGGACCGCATGCCACTAGTAACACGACTGCTACGACACGGCACTATTGCCTATACCGCGATTGTGGTGGTGTGTTTTTGCATCGCAACGTGGCTAACTCACAATGGCCACATCACCTTTGGTCAAGCAACCGCGGCCATCACATTGGTGTCACGCATGGAAATGCACGTGTTTAATGTGATGTTTTTCTCCGGCGACATCCAAAACGCCTTGACCAGCCTCGGTCGTGCAGTGCGCCTTGCTACCTTGAACCACCAACACACCAAGCCCACCCCAGCGGATCTTCGCACCCCGCCGACGGTGAGTGTTCGTGACCTCACCTTTGCATACCCCAGTGGCGCGACCGTGTTTAACTCCATCAACCTCACCTTGGCTGCCGGAACGACCACGGCACTCGTTGGGGCATCTGGTGCCGGAAAATCCACGCTAGCCGGAATTATCGCAGGACTGCAACGTCCCTCCAGTGGGCACGTCTATATCGGCGATCACGCAACCGACACTATCGACGACGCTTGGACCTCACGGCACGTTGCCCTGATAAGCCAAGAAGTCCATATCTTCGCCGGCACGCTTCGCGACGACCTCTCCATGGCCAAGCCCTCAGCCAGCGATGCTGAGATCCTCGATGCCCTTGCCGAGGTGGGATTGCACCCGCATTCCGCAACTTGGCAACGGTGGCTACCCCAAGGACTAGACACCGTCGTGGGTGCAGGAGCCGCGGAACTCGCACCTGAAATCCAACAACAGATCAGCCTAGCCCGCATCATTTTGTTGCAGCCACCGGTGCTCATCATGGATGAGGCAACAGCTGAAGCAGGCAGTGAAAACGCACGGCAGCTGGAAGCCGCAGCCACCGCTGTGGCCAAAGGGCGCACGTCGTTGATCGTTGCTCACCGACTGGACCAAGCACAGTTGGCAGATCGGATCATCGTGATGGATAACGGTGAGATCGTGGAGGATGGTACACACGACCTCCTCCTAGAGGCAGGCGGCCGTTATGCAGAACTGTTTAAAAAATGGCAATAG
- a CDS encoding TetR/AcrR family transcriptional regulator — translation MVRQRMSGIQRREQLIAIGREVFAERGFDGASMEEIAARAGVSKPVVYEHFGGKEGIYAVIVDREMVKLQSVITGSMQTGRSRARIEQAVVALLTYVEEETDAFQILVRDMKAGQDHSYSTLLNDAVEQVSHILGQAFERSGLNPENATLYAQALVGMVSMTAQWWLDRRKEPNAATKEQVAAHIVNLCWNGLAGMEANPQLSNIDSPPETLGAH, via the coding sequence ATGGTTCGACAGCGGATGAGTGGCATTCAACGCCGTGAGCAATTGATCGCGATTGGTCGCGAGGTATTTGCTGAGCGTGGTTTTGATGGTGCAAGCATGGAGGAAATCGCGGCACGCGCTGGGGTATCCAAACCTGTGGTGTACGAGCACTTTGGCGGCAAAGAGGGTATATATGCCGTGATCGTGGATCGTGAGATGGTAAAACTCCAATCGGTTATTACGGGGTCCATGCAAACGGGGCGTTCACGTGCTCGCATTGAGCAGGCCGTGGTGGCGTTGTTGACTTACGTGGAGGAAGAAACGGACGCGTTTCAGATCTTGGTGCGGGATATGAAAGCAGGCCAAGATCATAGCTACTCCACGTTGCTTAACGACGCCGTCGAGCAGGTTTCCCATATCCTCGGCCAGGCGTTTGAGCGTTCTGGATTAAATCCGGAGAATGCGACGTTGTATGCCCAAGCGCTGGTGGGCATGGTTTCTATGACTGCACAGTGGTGGTTGGATCGTCGTAAAGAGCCCAATGCGGCGACGAAAGAGCAGGTCGCTGCTCACATCGTAAATCTGTGCTGGAACGGGCTTGCCGGTATGGAGGCAAACCCGCAGTTGTCTAACATTGATAGTCCTCCAGAGACGTTGGGCGCCCACTAA